A region of Procambarus clarkii isolate CNS0578487 chromosome 22, FALCON_Pclarkii_2.0, whole genome shotgun sequence DNA encodes the following proteins:
- the LOC138367513 gene encoding uncharacterized protein, with product MTDLVTTGGCDQCGLVTDLVTTGGCDQCSLVTDLVTTGGCDQCGLVTDLVTTGGCDQCSLVTDLVTTGGCDQCSLMTDLVTTGGCDQCSLMTDLVTTGGCDQCGLMTDLVTTGGCDQCSLMTDLVTTGGCDQCSLVTDLVTTGGCDQCGLVTDLVTTGGCDQCGLVTDLVTTGGCDQCGLVTDLVTTGGCDQCGLVTDLVTTGGCDQCGLVTDLVTTGGCDQCGLVTDLVTTGGCDQCGLVTDLVTTGGCDQCGLVTDLVTMTISSD from the coding sequence ATGACGGACCTGGTCACCACTGGTGGCTGTGACCAGTGTGGCCTCGTGACGGACCTGGTCACCACTGGTGGCTGTGACCAGTGTAGCCTCGTGACGGACCTGGTCACCACTGGTGGCTGTGACCAGTGTGGCCTCGTGACGGACCTGGTCACCACTGGTGGCTGTGACCAGTGTAGCCTCGTGACGGACCTGGTCACCACTGGTGGCTGTGACCAGTGTAGCCTCATGACGGACCTGGTCACCACTGGTGGCTGTGACCAGTGTAGCCTCATGACGGACCTGGTCACCACTGGTGGCTGTGACCAGTGTGGCCTCATGACGGACCTGGTCACCACTGGTGGCTGTGACCAGTGTAGCCTCATGACGGACCTGGTCACCACTGGTGGCTGTGACCAGTGTAGCCTCGTGACGGACCTGGTCACCACTGGTGGCTGTGACCAGTGTGGCCTCGTGACGGACCTGGTCACCACTGGTGGCTGTGACCAGTGTGGCCTCGTGACAGACCTGGTCACCACTGGTGGCTGTGACCAGTGTGGCCTCGTGACAGACCTGGTCACCACTGGTGGCTGTGACCAGTGTGGCCTCGTGACAGACCTGGTCACCACTGGTGGCTGTGACCAGTGTGGCCTCGTGACAGACCTGGTCACCACTGGTGGCTGTGACCAGTGTGGCCTCGTGACAGACCTGGTCACCACTGGTGGCTGTGACCAGTGTGGCCTCGTGACAGACCTGGTCACCACTGGTGGCTGTGACCAGTGTGGCCTCGTGACGGACCTGGTCACCATGACAATATCTTCAGATTGA